GTACCGGCGGGAGCCGCACGAGTTCCGCAACGCCCGGCTCGCCGAACTGGCCGACCCGGATTTCGCGCACCTGGTGGCCCGGCTGCTGGTGTTCGCCACCTGGCGGCTGGCGCTCTTCGACCGGCTGACCTCGGCGGAGGATCCGGTGCTGGCCGCGATCGCGGCGAAAGGCGTCAAGGAGATGACCTACCACCGGGACTACGCGGCGCAGTGGGTGGTCCGGCTCGGGGACGGCACCGCGCTGTCGCACGAGCGGATGGCCGCCGCCGTCGCCGCGGTGCTCCCGCTGGCCGGCGAGCTGTTCGAGGGTGACGACGAGCTGCGTGCCGAGTGCGAGGCGGTCTTCGCCGAGGTGCTCGCCGCCGCCACCGTCGAGGTTCCGGCGATCCCGGCGGGACGGCGGGGCGGGCACACCGAGGCGCTGACCGAGATCCTCGCCGAGATGCAGGAGCTGGCCCGGGCGGTACCCGGAGGCTCCTGGTGAACCCGCGGGCCGTGGTGGACACGGTCACCGATCCGGAGCTGCCCATGGTGACCCTGGCCGAGCTGGGGATCGTCCGGGAGGTGCGGCAGGACGGCGACGGGGTGGTCGTGACGATCACCCCGACGTACTCCGGCTGCCCGGCGATGGAGAGCATCCGCGCGGACATCGGCACGGCGTTGCGGCGGGCCGGGTTCGGGACGGTCGAGGTGCGTACCGTGCTGTCGCCCGCCTGGACCACCGACTGGATCAGCGAAACCGGCCGCCGCAAGCTGGCCGAGGCCGGCATCGCCCCGCCCGGCGCCGCGCCGCGCCGCGGCGCCGGACCGATTCCGCTCACCCTGACGCCCCGGTCGTCAGCGGTCCGGTGCCCGCGCTGCGGGTCCGCCGAGACCGAGGCGATCGCCGCGTTCGGCGCCACCGCCTGCCGGGAACTGCGCCGCTGCCCGGACTGCCGGGAGCCGTTCGAGCACATGAAGGAGATCTGAGGTGGCGATCGGCGAGTTCCACGCGCTGCGGGTCGCCGCGGTCGACCGGCTCTGCCCGGACGCGGTCGCGGTCACCCTGGCCGTGCCGCCTGAGCTGGCCGAGCGGTTCGCCTTCCGCCCGGGACAGTCGCTCACCGTCCGCCGCTTCGAGGAGCGCCGGACGTACTCGATCTGCGCGCCGCTCGGATCGGCACCGCGCATCGGGGTGCGTGCGGTGCCCGGCGGCGCGGTGTCCAGCTGGATCGTGCGTGACCTGCGGCCCGGTGACGAGATCGAGGTGATGCCGCCGTCCGGCACCTTCACCCCGGACCTGGCGACCGGCGGGCGGCACGTGCTGATCGCGGCCGGCTCCGGGATCACCCCGGTGCTGTCCATCGTGGCGTCACTGCTGCGCCGCCCGGACACCGAGGTGACCCTGCTCTACGGCAACCGCCGGGCCGAGACGGTGATGTTCGCCGAGGAGCTCGCCGACCTGAAGGACCGCTACCCGTCCCGGCTGGAACTGGTGCACGTGCTGTCCCGGGAGCCGCGGGAGGCCGACCTGTTCTCCGGGCGGCTCGACGCGGCCCGGTTGCGTACCCTGCTGCCGCTGCTCATCGACGTGCCGGCGGTGGACCACTGGTGGCTGTGCGGGCCGTTCGGCATGGTGACCGACGCGACCGAGGTGCTCGGCGAGGCCGGGGTCGCGCCCGAGCGGGTGCACCGGGAGCTGTTCTGGGTGGACGAGGCGCCGCCCGAACCGGTCCGGCCCGATACCGAGTCGCACGGCCCGAGCAGCGAGGTCACCGTGCACCTGGACGGGCGGTCCACCACCGTCACCGTCGAGGAGGGCGTCACCCTGCTCGACGGGCTGCAGCGGTCCCGGCCCGACCTGCCGTTCGCCTGCAAGGGCGGGGTGTGCGGCACCTGCCGCGCCCGGGTGGTCGAGGGTGACGTGACGATGCGGCGCAACTTCGCGCTGGAACCGGCCGAGCTGGCCGCCGGCTTCGTGCTGACCTGTCAGAGCACCGCCGGGTCAGCCAAGGTGGTGGTCGACTTCGACGAGTGAGAGATACTCGTCGAGCACCCGCCGGAACGCGTCCGGCCGCTCGACCCACGGGTAGTGGCCGCAGGCCGGCAGGACCTCGGCGCGGCCGGCCGGGAAGAGGCCGGCGAGGGCCACCACCGGGGCGAGACCGGTCAGGCAGTCCTCGGCGCCGGCGATCACCAGGACGGGGGCGCCGACCCGGGCCAGGCGGGCGGCGAAATCGGCCGGCGGGTCGACGCTGAAGTAGGCCTGGACGGCGGGCAGCGCCCACCTGCCGACCCGGGCGTGCGCCTGCTCGGCGGGGCCCCAGGTGGCGTACCCCAGGGGTGCGCAGGCTCGGGCCCAGGCGTTGAAGGCGGCCTCGTCGGACAGGTCCGGGCCGGCCTTGGCGGCCGCCTCGGCGGCGTCGAAGGCCGCCTCGCCGCGCCGCCGGGCGATCAGCTGCTCGGCGTCCGGCGGGGTGTCGACCAGATGGGTGGCCGGCGGTGTGACCAGGGCCAGGCCGGCGACGCGATCCGGGAACCGGGCCGCGAAGGCCGTGGCGAGCCGGGTCCCGGCCGAATGCGCGACGACCACCACCCGGTCCCGGCCGAGCAGCTCCCGCAGCTTGTCCACATCGGCTGCCTGCTGCCAGTAGGAGCCGGCCGGCTCGCTGCCGAGACCGGAGCGGCCCACACCCCGCAGGTGCGGGACGACGAGCCGGTGCCGCTCGGCGAGCCCCGCGAGATCGCCCAGATAGTCGGGGTGCCGGGCGGCCCCACCGGCCAGCACGACGACCGGCGGCCGGTCGCCTGGTGCGCTGTCGTCGTAGTGGAGCGGCGTTCCGTCGAACCCGGTGTAGCTCGGCACGACCACGACCCTAGAGCACCGGCCCGGAGCCCCGGTGCGAAGCCCCGGACCGATGGCTCACTCGGGAAGCCGGGCCAGCGCGAAGATCTGGCTCTCCTGCGGGCCGTCGGTGGGCGTGAAGAAGACCGTCTCGATGGTCTCGACCGGGAGCCCGTGCGCCTCCAGCACCGCTTTCAGGTCCGGCTCCAGATAGCCGGAGACGGTCACCGGGACACCCATGAACTCGATCGGAATGCTGTCCGCGTCGAAGTTGACCATGCCGATCGCGAAGTAGCCGCCCGGCCGGAGCCAGCCGGCGATCTTGTCCAGCGTGCGCTCGATGTCCGCCTTGCTCAGCATCAGCAGCGAGAAGAACGCGGTGACGGCGTCGAACTTCCCGAAGTCGTCGGGCAGCGCGGCGAAGTCGGCGTGCACGAACTCGGCGGCGGGCACCTGCTCGCGGGCCAGCCGCAGCATCCTCTCGGCGATGTCGACACCGACCACCCGATGATCGGACGCGGTCAGAACCTTCGCGGTGGGAACACCGGTGCCGCAGCCCAGGTCGAGCACCGAGGCGCCGGCCGGCAGCAGCGAGCTGATCTTCTCGAGCAGCGCGGCCTGGTAGGGGTTATGGCTGTGCTCGCCTTGATATTTCTCAGCGATGTGATCGAAAACCTCCATGCGCGAACGCTACCGCCCGGGTTACCCCCGTTCCACAGTAGAAGAAGATCAAAATACCCGGGTCACGCCTTCGGCGGCGATCCGGTCGTCGAGGCGTGAGCGGTCCAGGTTGGCGCAGAGCACTATCGACGCGCCGGCGCTCAGCGGCGCCAGCAGCCAGATCAGCGGTTCCTCGGAGCCGGCCGCGTCGACCAGCACCCGGTCACCCCGCCGGATGCCGCGCGACCGCGCGACCTCGGCGGCGACCGCGTCGTACTCCCCGAAGGTGGTCCCGTCCGGGGTGGCCGGGTCGGTGACGGAGGCGCGATGCGGCGGCGGGGCCGCGCCCCGATGCGCGCGCACGGCGGGCAGGAAATCCCGGCAATCTTCCGGTACGTCGGCGGCACCCGCCCCGGCCGGCGCCAAGTCCAGCACGAACCGATGCCGTGCCGCCGGGAGGTGCTCCAGCCAGCTGCCCACCCGCCGCCGCTCCACGAACGTCACGTCCAGCTCCGGGCCGGCGTCGCCCAGTCCCGCGGCGCCCCACCCGCGGAACGACACCTCCAGGCCGGCCGCCCACGACCCGAGCAGCACCGCCGCCGTCTGCCAGTGCGGTGGCAGCAGCACCCCGGCCCGGTGACCGGGGCGCAGACCGCACTCCGCGACCAGCAGCGCCGCGGTGGCCGCGCTCCACGAGCCCAGCTCGGCGGCGGTCAGCCCGGTCCGCTCGCCGGCGGCGTCGTCGTAGTAGGTGATCAGTTCGGCGGTGTGGTGGTCGACGCTCATCGGTACCGAAGTTACCGGGCGGGCCGGGGCGCCACGCCCCGCCGCCCAAGCGGTGTGCCGGACCGGCCGGCGGACCCCGGCT
This window of the Actinoplanes oblitus genome carries:
- the paaC gene encoding 1,2-phenylacetyl-CoA epoxidase subunit PaaC; translation: MAFDEAYGALTDHDDDARWAYGTGFTDPLQGVPAAIPDGVDRAALADYCLMLGDDALIMSHRLQQWVTRAPELEDELALANIGLDLLGQARLLLTRAGEAEGAGRDEDDLAYRREPHEFRNARLAELADPDFAHLVARLLVFATWRLALFDRLTSAEDPVLAAIAAKGVKEMTYHRDYAAQWVVRLGDGTALSHERMAAAVAAVLPLAGELFEGDDELRAECEAVFAEVLAAATVEVPAIPAGRRGGHTEALTEILAEMQELARAVPGGSW
- the paaD gene encoding 1,2-phenylacetyl-CoA epoxidase subunit PaaD, with product MVNPRAVVDTVTDPELPMVTLAELGIVREVRQDGDGVVVTITPTYSGCPAMESIRADIGTALRRAGFGTVEVRTVLSPAWTTDWISETGRRKLAEAGIAPPGAAPRRGAGPIPLTLTPRSSAVRCPRCGSAETEAIAAFGATACRELRRCPDCREPFEHMKEI
- the paaE gene encoding 1,2-phenylacetyl-CoA epoxidase subunit PaaE, whose product is MAIGEFHALRVAAVDRLCPDAVAVTLAVPPELAERFAFRPGQSLTVRRFEERRTYSICAPLGSAPRIGVRAVPGGAVSSWIVRDLRPGDEIEVMPPSGTFTPDLATGGRHVLIAAGSGITPVLSIVASLLRRPDTEVTLLYGNRRAETVMFAEELADLKDRYPSRLELVHVLSREPREADLFSGRLDAARLRTLLPLLIDVPAVDHWWLCGPFGMVTDATEVLGEAGVAPERVHRELFWVDEAPPEPVRPDTESHGPSSEVTVHLDGRSTTVTVEEGVTLLDGLQRSRPDLPFACKGGVCGTCRARVVEGDVTMRRNFALEPAELAAGFVLTCQSTAGSAKVVVDFDE
- a CDS encoding alpha/beta fold hydrolase gives rise to the protein MPSYTGFDGTPLHYDDSAPGDRPPVVVLAGGAARHPDYLGDLAGLAERHRLVVPHLRGVGRSGLGSEPAGSYWQQAADVDKLRELLGRDRVVVVAHSAGTRLATAFAARFPDRVAGLALVTPPATHLVDTPPDAEQLIARRRGEAAFDAAEAAAKAGPDLSDEAAFNAWARACAPLGYATWGPAEQAHARVGRWALPAVQAYFSVDPPADFAARLARVGAPVLVIAGAEDCLTGLAPVVALAGLFPAGRAEVLPACGHYPWVERPDAFRRVLDEYLSLVEVDHHLG
- a CDS encoding class I SAM-dependent methyltransferase, with amino-acid sequence MEVFDHIAEKYQGEHSHNPYQAALLEKISSLLPAGASVLDLGCGTGVPTAKVLTASDHRVVGVDIAERMLRLAREQVPAAEFVHADFAALPDDFGKFDAVTAFFSLLMLSKADIERTLDKIAGWLRPGGYFAIGMVNFDADSIPIEFMGVPVTVSGYLEPDLKAVLEAHGLPVETIETVFFTPTDGPQESQIFALARLPE
- a CDS encoding TIGR03089 family protein, with amino-acid sequence MSVDHHTAELITYYDDAAGERTGLTAAELGSWSAATAALLVAECGLRPGHRAGVLLPPHWQTAAVLLGSWAAGLEVSFRGWGAAGLGDAGPELDVTFVERRRVGSWLEHLPAARHRFVLDLAPAGAGAADVPEDCRDFLPAVRAHRGAAPPPHRASVTDPATPDGTTFGEYDAVAAEVARSRGIRRGDRVLVDAAGSEEPLIWLLAPLSAGASIVLCANLDRSRLDDRIAAEGVTRVF